The Apium graveolens cultivar Ventura chromosome 11, ASM990537v1, whole genome shotgun sequence genome has a window encoding:
- the LOC141697530 gene encoding beta-glucosidase 22-like isoform X1: MLPMLGYDAGMMPPRRCSSFHGMNCTQGTLDEPYKVAHNTLLAHALAARLYKRKYKAVQHGFVGLNVLVFWFSPWTNTTEDLLATQRANEYYVGWFVNPLMNGDSPDVIKKNAGKKIPSFTKTESLWLKGSLDFVGVNHYASGYIKDQTINLNVDSRDVMADMAVQLICTLVFTLIQFHTLAAICLLRKLLAQSLNQRFSLSFPNYLLVQGEEMVPNNIRGSHTSWSISKMSIAIFLFTSMKTICCSFCKVC; the protein is encoded by the exons ATGTTGCCGATGTTAGGCTATGATGCAGGGATGATGCCTCCAAGGCGTTGTTCTTCATTCCATGGAATGAATTGTACACAAGGTACCTTGGATGAACCGTACAAGGTTGCTCATAATACTTTGTTAGCACATGCATTAGCTGCAAGACTGTACAAGCGAAAGTACAAG GCAGTACAACATGGTTTTGTCGGACTTAATGTGTTGGTATTTTGGTTTAGTCCTTGGACAAACACAACAGAAGACTTACTAGCAACTCAACGAGCCAATGAATATTATGTCGGTTG GTTTGTGAATCCTTTAATGAATGGCGACTCTCCAGATGTGATCAAGAAAAATGCAGGTAAGAAGATTCCATCCTTCACCAAAACAGAATCTCTATGGCTGAAGGGTTCTTTGGATTTCGTGGGAGTGAACCATTATGCATCAGGATATATTAAGGATCAAACCATCAACCTTAATGTAGACAGCAGGGATGTGATGGCTGATATGGCAGTACAACTAATATGTACGTTAGTTTTTACACTGATACAATTTCATACACTAGCTGCAATTTGCTTACTGCGAAAACTTCTTGCTCAGAGCTTAAACCAACGATTCTCACTAAGCTTTCCTAACTACTTGCTGGTTCAGGGGGAGGAGATGGTACCGAACAATATCAG GGGCTCACACACGTCCTGGAGTATTTCAAAGATGTCTATCGCAATCTTCCTGTTTACATCCATGAAAACG ATATGTTGCAGTTTCTGCAAAGTATGCTGA
- the LOC141697530 gene encoding beta-glucosidase 22-like isoform X2, with protein sequence MLPMLGYDAGMMPPRRCSSFHGMNCTQGTLDEPYKVAHNTLLAHALAARLYKRKYKAVQHGFVGLNVLVFWFSPWTNTTEDLLATQRANEYYVGWFVNPLMNGDSPDVIKKNAGKKIPSFTKTESLWLKGSLDFVGVNHYASGYIKDQTINLNVDSRDVMADMAVQLIWGGDGTEQYQGLTHVLEYFKDVYRNLPVYIHENDMLQFLQSMLNKEKRLLRRGMHLPNKYLEDTQLKTVERTHPSFEE encoded by the exons ATGTTGCCGATGTTAGGCTATGATGCAGGGATGATGCCTCCAAGGCGTTGTTCTTCATTCCATGGAATGAATTGTACACAAGGTACCTTGGATGAACCGTACAAGGTTGCTCATAATACTTTGTTAGCACATGCATTAGCTGCAAGACTGTACAAGCGAAAGTACAAG GCAGTACAACATGGTTTTGTCGGACTTAATGTGTTGGTATTTTGGTTTAGTCCTTGGACAAACACAACAGAAGACTTACTAGCAACTCAACGAGCCAATGAATATTATGTCGGTTG GTTTGTGAATCCTTTAATGAATGGCGACTCTCCAGATGTGATCAAGAAAAATGCAGGTAAGAAGATTCCATCCTTCACCAAAACAGAATCTCTATGGCTGAAGGGTTCTTTGGATTTCGTGGGAGTGAACCATTATGCATCAGGATATATTAAGGATCAAACCATCAACCTTAATGTAGACAGCAGGGATGTGATGGCTGATATGGCAGTACAACTAATAT GGGGAGGAGATGGTACCGAACAATATCAG GGGCTCACACACGTCCTGGAGTATTTCAAAGATGTCTATCGCAATCTTCCTGTTTACATCCATGAAAACG ATATGTTGCAGTTTCTGCAAAGTATGCTGAACAAGGAAAAAAGATTACTGCGCAGAGGTATGCATCTTCCAAATAAATATCTGGAAGATACTCAATTGAAAACTGTGGAACGCACACATCCCAGTTTTGAAGAATAA